The proteins below come from a single Tigriopus californicus strain San Diego chromosome 3, Tcal_SD_v2.1, whole genome shotgun sequence genomic window:
- the LOC131878071 gene encoding uncharacterized protein LOC131878071 codes for MILKRRVQERTTFVACDLRQCNRVLARNHWFERKLTNKLEAERRQMIQLEFVCRMRWMVFLLTSSVLACFTLTVADQYYTPTYSDPYTPQYALRRQGFDLFGDGGSLGIIGVGAIAGIIAGGVAVGQAANARTTIQNDINTSRQGQHTSDVSRDSDKHFNDCSSRCHTNNVEANAVYAATAVTCEP; via the exons ATGATATTGAAACGGAGAGTCCAGGAACGGACTACTTTCGTGGCGTGCGACTTGCGTCAATGCAACCGAGTTTTGGCGAGAAACcactggtttgaaagaaagTTGACAAACAAGCTTGAAGCGGAAAGAAGGCAAATGATTCAGTTAGAATTCGTTTGCAGGATGAGGTGGATGGTGTTTTTACTCACTAGTAGTGTCTTGGCGTGTTTCACTCTCACCGTGGCGGATCAGTATT ATACTCCAACATATTCTGACCCGTATACACCTCAGTATGCTCTTCGTCGACAAGGCTTTGACTTATTTGGCGATGGTGGTTCG TTGGGAATCATTGGTGTAGGAGCCATTGCGGGAATCATTGCTGGAGGTGTAGCAGTGGGACAAGCTGCCAATGCCAGGACGACTATCCAAAATGATATCAACACCTCTCGACAGGGCCAACACACTTCAGACGTCAGCAGAGACAGTGACAAACACTTTAATGACTGCTCAAGCCGATGCCACACCAACAACGTCGAAGCTAATGCCGTTT ATGCTGCAACGGCTGTCACCTGCGAACCGTAA